The DNA region tataaaatagaaGACTGCTTCTAGTTAAACAACACATAGTTGTAAGTAACACATATCTCCTATCAAAAAACTGACACACACCCAACATTAGAATAAGTGAACAAGAAGCACCTACTGACTATGTTCCAAAAGCTATCACACTGCTGTCAACTCTGCATGGCCCCACTCATTCCATCTCATGCAATTAAACGCTGAAATAATAAGTGTAAGactaacaaattataaataaaatcgtaaatattatctaaatacaAAACGTAAACATTGTGACAATTTGCAATCATATCTCCTGgcaaaaaaaggaaaggaaatttttgtttattataagtAAACTACCAAATTTTCAGCTGTCTAACTTTAAGCGTATAATATCAGTTAAATGTGTGTTCGAGGGATATCACTAAAACTATTTACTATAACCAAGTGTTTACACCATATCCCAGGTTCATGCTAGTAAAGATtaactgattaaaatatattagagaaAGTAATCACACTagaattattgattaaatatttaacttaaaaaaattattcctcattatttgcaatttttttctctatttacaGGTTAAATAGAGGaaggtttaaaagaaataatagtaaaatctatggaatttaacttttttttctttctccctaCCATTTAACAGCATGTTCAAAATTCGTGTTACAATTGACACATACATTTGTAGCATGAAAAAAGtgttcttcacaaaataatctGGAAGCCTTATCCAATTGCTATAAAgctagctttttaaattttattctagtttGAGTTACAATGCCTCTTTTAAAGCAGCTGTAGTTATTGGCGCTGTTAAagcaattataattacttttctaaattcAGAATACAGGAAAGGGTAATtctacactgattttttttcttctttttcattaagATATCTTTATTCAATGGCAAAAAATATCTagcaatttcatcaaaaattttatagaactgATTTCACTCCTGGAAAAATTGAGGAGTAAAACTCAAATCCAGTGTGTGAAATATGTGTTTAGATGCACATTAGAATATTCTGCTTTAATCTATCTCCTCTCTCCCCGGACTAACATTAGTATTAAACATGTAATAAAGCAAatcaattgattatttttgtcttGACTTCTTCACTTCACTGACTTTATGTTTTTGAGGTATGTGTAAGATTTTGAATTAAcctaaacttaatataaaaatcttatttatgataaaacatGTTTATACTAACATGCCATCTTCTAATCCAACACTTTATCTTGACAAAATATGACACTGACTTTATAAGTGCCACATGATAAGTGTGTATTTTTGCCACAttataactgtttatttttttttatttatttgtttaattactttttttaaacgaaaattatctacaaatgtaaataaagatcagtttgaaaaagtcattaaataatGTGATATGTAAAGAAAAGTGTAAAATCAGaacgtgaaatatttttatttgttattgatttgttaattttgattctttttttgatGCTAACTCTCTTCATAATGTTTTTGTGCTGTATTGAAAGctgtttttctaattaatttttatataggtATTGATCTTGTACCTATAAAGTCCTTACCAAATGTAATTACATTTCAAGAAGATATAACAACAGATCGCTGTCGCCAGGTATGCTGTTTATATACAGAATAATGTcacttatattatattttgtcacactcataattatatgtaatgcaaaaattaattttttattgattggtTGACTGTTAACTTAGTGATTTCTATTGGTTAGGTATTGAAAAAGCAATTGAGCACTTGGAAAGCAGATGTTGTTCTCAATGATGGTGCTCCTAATGTTGGTCAAAACTGGATACAGGATGCATTCACTCAAAGTAAGGAATTCATAATCAAACCATTTCTTATTTAATCACAAgtcatattataaaatctactatcattgtattttgttttattttcattagatCAACTTACTTTAAGTGCATTGAAGTTGGCAACAGAATTTCTTGTGAAAGGTGGCTGGTTCATAACAAAGGTTTTTCGATCCAAAGATTATTTATCACTTGTTTGGGTATTCAAAAAGTTGTTTAAActtgtaagtttttttatttctacatttatttaattaataaaaccttTCCTATTTATATCATAATGACTGCATATGTTTCTTTTAGGTACATGTAACAAAGCCACAAGCCTCTCGAAATGAATCATCTGAAATATTTGTGGTTTGCCAAGGGTATCGAGCTCCCGATCGGATCGATCCTAAATTTTTGGACGGCTCTCATTTGTTTAAAGATGTCAATCAGAAAAATGTTGAGACAAAATCAAATCTTCTGGCAGTCACCAATAAGAAACAGAAAGCTGAAGGCTATGAAGATGAATCGTCTGTCTACAGCACACTCCAAGCTTCAGAATTCATCTTTTGTGAAAATCATCTTGAAAAACTCAGTAAATGCACTCAGGTAATCttcataaagaataaaataagacaaaaaatgtttgtagaattttttaaaaattatatttgtgctATTATTTGTTGGCTTTAATAGGAGCACCATATAAACATGCAACATATTGCACcataaaattatgtcaaaatatattgattaataagctaaactaataaaatcacatctttttcttaatattttattcagtaaataaaaaatataagcataaaaaatcaaagcttcttttaaacaaattaaataaatttaactgtaaaataattactttttaaataacaaaataagtgtcaaatttaatattacactggttctaattttaatgataaagaaatttatatttttagtgctCGAAtcatataaatgtaattttaaatatattgcatgATTTATTGtgctattctattttatttatttatttattattattttttttgagctgcttatttctttgtttttaccTGTTTATGTACATTTAACTTCATTCGTGATTGTCTTGCTGCATGCATTTCCAGAATACTACATTTCCTTATGAAATTCGTCATGCTAgtctaatatttaaatgctcAAAGTATGTTGACTTGTATGTGCTAATTCAATTATAGCACAAAAATATATTGGCGAATGTCATTGCCATGccatttcagcattttttattctaatgggttacatgattaaaatgttaaattttctcaaaacaagtcaatataaaaattatcatgctTTGCTGTATTATATTGAGATGTAGCCCATTAATTTTCTTGAGGAACTTTATACTATCATACTGATATGtaactttttgttgttgttttatttagCCGTGTAATTTAgttcattatttagaaatttgctcacttttagattatttttgatGATGATGACATAAGAGATCACAAGTTAACTACAGATGAAGTGAAAGAGTGTTGTAAAGATATTAAAGTTTTGGGAAAAGCTGATCTAAAGTTAGTCTATTTGAATTACTAATCATTCAAAACTGATTATTTATCCTATACgtatagctatttttttaataatattataactttattcataaaatcttaTCGCCTTTCATacggagattttttttaaatgtcatagctatatttatgttttattgtttgattatttgtttaattgatttgattttgatactacgaaatatgaataattcaaattgatgtttttattaaagaCTTCATTATCTTGTCATAATAGTTTAAAGtgcaaaaaagggaaaaaatatttgttcattaatattttaataccactTAGTAGCTATATCATATTGAAACTGTCTATATCACTGTCTATATCATATTGAaatgttgtatttaatttttgtatgcattttattattttaggctACTATTAGGTTGGAAGAAACAGATGGCATCAATTGTTAAAGGAAGTGAAAAACCTGAGGAGAAAAGGTAATcaacattatttattcaattaaaatttgaaattttttatctatcggtaattttaaatctgtccagattcattgtaattttcttccctgtaattatttattcattttttttcactttctattTCTCATTcgttgtgttaatttttttaaaagttttagtcaagattatattaaaaattgaacatgATAACTGATTATTCTCCCAGTTTAAAGTTTGTAAAAGTATGCATTTTTGGTAACCCTGtatcttttttagaaattacaggattattaaaaatcatccaTATTTTAGATTCTCCTAACCTGGTAGATTCTTCTTGTCTTGTAATTTGGTCAGtttaatatagataaatttaaatcttaaggtattataatttttttttttactgtaaagacTTCATTTTATTGGATGTTCTGTTATTGTCTACATTTACTctatttgtaacattttcctCATGTGGCAACAAGAAAGAAGTACTTTGGAAGTTCATGTATCCAATGTGTTTTGTGTTTCTCTTACAAtctcttttattataaagataaatttaattttttctcttttataatcagaattttaaggatggaaattttattattctcactataatttaaatgtttaacctTATTAAGAAAGGTTAAACtacgtaaattaaaattaggaaaattcaATACTAAAGAGtttctgaaaacaataaaataaaaatactgagtgaaagaaatttttttaagtgcattttgaaagaatttccATTTTTGGAACATCATTTGCCTGAAGCATTTTTTACTGACGGTTATCCAGATAACTTCAGTTGTGTTAAGTATATATCATCAGCCAGAGCGAAATGGTATCCTCTTAGAAGTccataaaaatgtaaagtatcagtttgttaatagtttaaacttttttaaatcataaaatgattatatattGTTGAGATATTCTATGTAGTCTCCAGTAATAGtttgtaaaatacattaaaaggaGCACAATTCATTTGTTCATGACATTTTTACGAAGtagtttccaaatttttaattctgttgaatcatcaaatttcactttcttattcaattttgtaattgaacTTTCACTTTTCATCTTCtctaataatacttaaaaaaaaaaatacttataatggTATAACAGGCTCtatgttattttctttatcttttaaaatgcttgGTTCACCAGGCTTTAGATGACAAATATCTAAATCTTCCAAATCTTAATAGCCTGTTTTTCTAACAAGATTATTGTTTGTTGTATAGTTATGCATCTCTTAGACATAGTATtaagagcatttaaaatttgtaaatgagatgagacaaataaaaaatgttactcacaaaagggaaaaattattcagttgaAACATTTATcactgaagtaaaataaattttaaaaatctgaaagaaGAAACTATTAATAGCACGAATCTCTTCAATACCAATATTTTAGGAgatcatattaataaaaccgtttcatttaaaatttgatttctcggtCATTGCCAAATAACACAAGAAAAAGAGTATCACCCTCTGAAAACCATCaccttataagaaaaaatttcctttcaataGTTAGAAATTCATCAAAAAGATAAGCACTGAGTATGAAAAAGTGCATATCTTGCAATACTAAGTATTCTATCACTATTACTCTATTATCAGCCACTTGCAAATtcttgccaaaaaaaaaaataattgaacctTAACACATTCATCCTCCTATTTACAAGCAAGCATccttatttatattgaataggAAATGTATACAACATAAGTCAATGAATcactgaaaactttaaaataaaactcttgaaATGCCACTGTTCCAGAAATAGAATATTTGGTTTCAAACttatattttgactttaaaatttttaaataaaattttgaatttcatatcTAACAGAGGGTTACATCTTCCAAGTAGTTTAGtggtattattaaaatttaatttttgataaattaattggTACAAgcaagataaaaatttacaaattaaaccaaattggtaaaatttataaaaatttaataattaaggtAACAGAgctgaattatattcaaaaaataccttataaattttaaattaatgaaaaatttttggacttaattggttaattaaattcaaaatttaagtccATGTTCCATTTTTTTACCTCCTTCCTTCTCACTCCcttgaaaatgacggggtgaggtcctccctctatttctcgctcctgtggtatttccgggctggagtgttcagtagttaACGCGCACAATGTCAGCACTaataaatacgtaatacaaatacaaaagccaaaaaaataggcacttttatgaccaaATTATGGAAAactaaccgatcgttaaggggttaaacagTAGCGTGTATACAGTTAATGAAAAGTGAAATATATGCAAGTTTATGAATTATGTATATGTAACATAATAAAGacgaaaaggaaaaaagaaaagagaataacaatgaaaattaagaaaataataagttttttttactgcttATACACTGCAAGTTTACAGAActcaaaattagttaataatatcgagaaaacatggaaaaaaatataataaagatttatgaatagagaagaagaaaaattataaaaataaaatatttaagaatttaattaaaaaaaaattatatacaatattagaaagttttttttttttgcggatataatcatgtgagctgatgacaagattatatcttttaattattttgttttctgacttttcaatttttaaaaaaattaaattcttaaatattttttagaatattttatatttataattttttttccttcataaatctttattctatttgttatatataaatacaaaattactgTTACTGCCACGCATCTTTATTCTTTAGCTAGAGAAAAAAAGCGGtcttttaagaatgaaaaaggaatagagaattatttctttattaatgaatattttttattatagatgaGTTTGCTTTCTTTTGTCTTgattgcttatattttaaaattttcagtgatGATATTGATCAAGAAGAGttaaaagaagagaaattaATTGAATCTGCTGTCAAAGAAGCCGAAGACCTGGAATTATCTAAACTCCAAGAtgcaaaaagaaagaagaaaaaagctttgaaaGAGAGGAAGAAATTGCATGATCGCATCAACTTGAAGATGATTATTAAAGATGATGATCCCATTATTGAGGAAGACAGAGATTTGTTTAAGCTGTctcaaattaagaataaaagtgTAAGAAGTcaattatcatataaaaaatttagatttcaaattgattagctttttaacattttgaattaaattgtaaagcaattatgtaaattaatgaGTTTAGTGAAATAgtatgtcatatttttaaaatatattctcaaatttcctACGTTTAAGAATGTTTTCAACAGCTGATagactatgattttttttcccctatcCAAGTGCCAATAATTtgttcttaatgaaaaaaatattctgttagcAGCTTcctgttaataatttattttcttgttagtTTTGTTGTACAatgcattatttcatatttcctATATCAAATTCATTCTTTCactttaatatgaatttaaattcgaaaataagACTGGattattcgatttattttttaggtttacacCTGGCTCCTTTgtgttgcatattttaaataattcctttaTCAATAAccactattaaaattatactttttcatttGACTATTtgcttatgaattatttattattttctttttttaaatgaaatgaatttgatAAATTGAAGAATGGAGAATTTGGGGCATAAAGTGGgtatatattaacaaatatttactttttcctcttaaactgaaataatttgtttttagagaaatttaccaggattttataattaaaggcaaattttaaaaaaaaaattatttaagagaaGAATGATAGAGAGATAAcaatataaagaatatattatacaataaaagtaaattaccaGAATATCATAATGGTACAACTATTTAAAGACATAGATGGGTTTTCAcacaaatttctttcttcatattaaagttttttaatggtGAACAAAGCTATTTTCATTAGatagttaaattgaataaaaatactttaactgACCACTATAgatatgaatttttactatCCTTAATATTCctaatattcaaataatcttACACTCTTCTtcctttttgatgaaattttgttGAGTTCTGCAAAATGGACTGCATATTAAATGAAACCTAAATTTGATGGCcatgaacattaattttttatttaataatatgaagaaaaatattttaaagcatttcttatattttgaatgcattactgtaaagaaacaattaaacaaaataaataagttatgctttatagttaatttatatgGATCCAAtatgaaaagtataaaatttttccataaaattaatttaatagttcaGTTTcagaactttctttaaaataagccTGATTTTATGCAAACATAACCCTACCTGATCTATTACTAAATAATGAAGTGAGACTAATGTAGGAtgcaaataaaaagattttttttttaaattattattttagttattcacATCTTGTTAGattgtttgtattattttgttatccAAACTgtctaatattatatttgttgcagttatttcttctaatcttatgatttttaaatcaattgaaacaaatttatttttctgctatcattaaaatttttcacatatgtGTCATTCAGACATTTAGTTTAACTATTTGACTTGAATATAatgtctattttatttataagtatgaCGTTATGATACacagtaactttttttattcaagtaaattttaataatcttagaTGTAAAAGCATTGcagtcattttaaataattagattactaagtttttttttgtctctttttatcaatttttaaaaattcctctttatttattttaaaaaatcctcctCCAATGAATAGcttttatacattttgcaatagttggctaaaaaaatttttttcttcttaaatcagcttttttattttataatttatttctcattaatatttgatgttaatttttctaGCTTATTGTTTATAGTCATgcgttttaaaatcttaatttaagtttgttttaatcttaaaataaaagatagctAAGTAAATTCCAGTAAGAAAAACGTTTCTGTTCGTAGactcatattttaaagttaaatgctCAGTAATCCAATCACATTGTCTATGGAAGGTTGTCTTCTTAAACTAGCTCAAACTTCagactaatatatatatttttggaatatatttttatcatgattttgataatttgatgtAAATACTTTTGCACATTATTACACTTATATGTTACTTATATCtcttatttactgtttttattattctctaTGCAGGAGTTGTTACAGGTAGAAGATGaagataatttagaatttaattttgaacctcCTGAAATGGATGCAGATAACATCTTAGAATACAAAAAATCTTTCATGCCCTACGATCGACATGTGGAAGATGATCATCGAACTGAAGCAGAGGCTGCTGAAAAAGAagactatttttattcaagtgATGAAAACGAAGGCAGTGAATTAGAATTTGAGaggtattttttgttgttgacatTCTTAAGAATcacatgtttttattattagtttgtgAACAGTGCATGCATATTTACTAATACAGATTTTGTGTAACAATTACAAAaggactttttaaaagaaaaagaaagtctTGAAAtgaaaaggttaattttttttttttaaaatcattgctttCTTTCTTGTTgatacataattttcaattcaaaataatttagggTAAGATAAGAAATATagaaaactcaaaaatatttcctgcATGAAAGAACTTAATTTCTGTTtaggtaattaaattaaatgtatttaaatatgcatattcaaataaatatcatatatattcctgtttcttttattatttataagaaatatgacTTGTGAGGTATcagttagataaaaaattacaactagcgttttgctttattgaaacaaaatctcCCAGTGATCTcttcactcaaaaaaaaaaattattttttaaaaatttatgctatttCTATTCAGACTTTAtagaatattacattatttttttaaaaattaaattcatctggatacacaaataattaaaaaaaaaatttttttttaactatttttagagataatcattatttttattgaatgtttttggCAATTTAGAAAACCTTTGCTTATGTCAGAGGAATATTTCCAATCTCTTGCACTGAGCAGTGGTGGCCCAGGAGATGAatgctcgcctcccaatgaggtaacccgggttcgatcccagccatAGCTGGTCGATTCAAATTCCGCACCCAGTTCACACCGAACaaagtgctggcgtaaaatatcttcagtggtaaatgtatcatgagttagaatccccttggcgttaggctaaccatgggaggttttcctctctatgtaactcAAATGTGAATTTGTTCgttcaaaaaatcctccatgaaggcaaattttccCAGTAcctgatccaggaattcctatttcttctggattgggtttaaaactTCAAGGATACGAAGTTGAACTtaggtagtcataaactcagaattgagtcGACTATTTgtcggttttaaaataaattaacatctCTTGCACTGACTGGAATGACTTTTTAgtgttggattttaaattaggaaaaaattgtTCCTCATTTTTCATGACTCAGGATATAATTTCTttgctctttaattttttcttattttctttcaatagttTAGTCACTTCTACCCCAACTTTAATctgagataaataataatatgcagATGCTGTAGTAATCTGTAGTACCTACTGTTGTGCTGCATAGTATTATTGATAACCAGTGTTTTGGCTTTCTTTCAGTGACTCTGAGGCACACAGTGATGAAGAGGCTGAAGTGACAGAGGCTATATTGGAAGGTAAAAGGAATCCCTTGATGGTTGACTTAGTGGAAAGGCCTGACAGAGTAAAGGATACTATTAACAGGTGGTTCGATAAAGACGATTTTGCTGATGCTGAAGAAGAAAGTGATTTAGAGCTGGATCTACTCGCAGAAACCATGGAagcaaagaagaagaaaaaaggtaTTAACTTGAGTCTCTTAAAACAGGTTCAAAATTTTCTGATCGTTGCCTTTgttgcatttcataaaaaagagataaaattaagACTTCTTGgtactattttgttttattatcactTATTAAAGAAGTTATGCAAAGAAAtacttcataatatatttttaaatctaattttagcaattttattttaagaattaatgtttttagCAGCTATACAGGCATAAATGAGTTGTAGAAGCATGGTGATTGGgtgatttaaacatttataattacgGATTGTATAAATGCAACGAAAGATtctcatgcaaaaaaatattaactgcataatttattagtttattcctcatttcttttaaaattcattgctccaataattaaatttgtaagttaatatagttattaaacaaatgtttcattagatgaatatttattttttttttaaatttatttctattatatattttcagatgCTGAATCAAAGGATGGCGTGCAATCTACTGATAAAGAATCTATTTCAGGTATTGATCTTGCTTTGAATgctatgaattttatttttcattttatttaatttaatatttaaaaaaaaattttttttcgaaaaagaaaattgtaatttactttATGTAAATAGTCATAATGATATCAGACAAGATTGGTGACATGGGAAAAATTCATATGTAGAACTATCCAAAGCTGTAATCGTTTTGTGGTTCAATTTGAACAGAGGTGTCTTAATCAATCAAAACACACCCAAAATCTGTGCGCAATTACATTTCGGCGTTTTAATGTCAGGCATGGGATtcttttgacttattttattctctttcatCATGATTTATATAAGAAAGCTAGACAGTTTGTTGACTCTTGAGTACACCTTGAgtacaaaaagaagaaaaaagtatataaatactttaaatgcccttattttatacattttttcatatgctttcttttgatagatattttaagacttttCGTTCTGTGATgtgttattcttattttaaatttcctgtagaaacttttatattttatagcacATTTAAGTAGAATTTTTGCATCCTGTGATCTGTTAactaacattatattttatgaactttgaaaatttataaaatgtaatgaaaatgtCATGAcgttaaatttatatgaatttatagtataaatttaatgttgtgACTtggatgaaaatttaatattatgagcttaaaaaaatttagttttaatttaatatgaatgacAGCATATGATTTTggcatactttattttaaatttcttttttgaactagaaatgccatatttttttaactgacctgtttttagatttatgggtatgaaatgttttaattgcaattttatttctggCCCCTGTGtaactttaagttaaaaattttatctgtatagtaagtgttttgaattaaatgttttcagctgaccaaaaaaatgataaggaattaaaaggaattttgaaaACACCCAGTGATAAGGAATCTGCTTCTGGTAAGTGTTTCTATTTCTGtgattttaatagttaagattttaaatttggtgtTGTGATTAATGTTCTATTCAGCCTTTGCTGTTTCATCTGctcttaaaaatgaatatcaataatgtacaataatttaaaattaatcttgtgAAATACTGTCTGCAAATCTTCTAGAAAACtgtgtttttcaaatttcgtaAGAAACACTCAACTCTCTTCTTCAAATCTTGTAAAATACAGTCAAATCATGTATTTCTCAaagtaaaaaggaattaatttttctttagtgtGGAAGAATTCAatgagtgaaaatttttttgtaagcatTTAATGTGTGTGGTCCACTAGAATATTTAACTCTTTAATAAATAACCtgtaaaaactaaaagaaattttctgtaGATTCTACTTCACTTTTTGCTCACCTCTTTTAGTTCTGTTACTTTTTTAAGCAGTAGTTTactcctttaaattttatttcaattcttaaacAAAGCTAATTAGTTAAGTGTACTAAAAAGAATTTGATtgattttccaaaaagaaagttatatcattcaaattaaattattaactattttgtccaaaaaaaggaagaaaaaggtGAGTGAAACTTTTagatttatagaaatatattttagtattaaactTCAGGCGCATGCCTGTCACCCACTGTAAGTTTACTAGTCTGAAGATTCAGTAgcttttttttagcatttctaGCGCTAtttgtatgaattatttttattgcattaattttaacttgatttttaattactattctag from Parasteatoda tepidariorum isolate YZ-2023 chromosome 2, CAS_Ptep_4.0, whole genome shotgun sequence includes:
- the LOC107439419 gene encoding pre-rRNA 2'-O-ribose RNA methyltransferase FTSJ3; protein product: MGKKGKVGKQRKDKFYKLAKETGYRSRASFKLIQLNRKFEFLPKSRVLIDLCAAPGGWLQVAQQAMPVSSVIIGIDLVPIKSLPNVITFQEDITTDRCRQVLKKQLSTWKADVVLNDGAPNVGQNWIQDAFTQNQLTLSALKLATEFLVKGGWFITKVFRSKDYLSLVWVFKKLFKLVHVTKPQASRNESSEIFVVCQGYRAPDRIDPKFLDGSHLFKDVNQKNVETKSNLLAVTNKKQKAEGYEDESSVYSTLQASEFIFCENHLEKLSKCTQIIFDDDDIRDHKLTTDEVKECCKDIKVLGKADLKLLLGWKKQMASIVKGSEKPEEKSDDIDQEELKEEKLIESAVKEAEDLELSKLQDAKRKKKKALKERKKLHDRINLKMIIKDDDPIIEEDRDLFKLSQIKNKSELLQVEDEDNLEFNFEPPEMDADNILEYKKSFMPYDRHVEDDHRTEAEAAEKEDYFYSSDENEGSELEFESDSEAHSDEEAEVTEAILEGKRNPLMVDLVERPDRVKDTINRWFDKDDFADAEEESDLELDLLAETMEAKKKKKDAESKDGVQSTDKESISADQKNDKELKGILKTPSDKESASGKKEKRKKVRLDPEGLALGSLIVQSKKLKRDIIESAYNRYASNDENLPAWFVSDEKKHYKKQLPVTAEMVKEYKARLREINARPIKKVVEARARKKRKALRRMEKARKKAEKITEHPDMSSQEKAEQLKAIYKRALPKEDRNVTYIVAKKGVGRRVSRPQGLKGKFRVVDPRMKKDQRKEKMLFKTNKREAKKQRNQKQQRKMKKKK